One Glandiceps talaboti chromosome 2, keGlaTala1.1, whole genome shotgun sequence genomic region harbors:
- the LOC144448296 gene encoding V-type proton ATPase subunit D-like, giving the protein MSGKDRIAVFPSRMALTNMKARLKGAQKGHSLLKKKADALTLRFRQVLAKIIETKVLMGEVMKEAAFSLAEAKFACGDFNHIVVQNVTKASCKVKSRKENVAGVNLPVFELCSDGTDSYELTGLSRGGQQIDKLKKNYAKAVELLVELASLQTSFVTLDEVIKITNRRVNAIEHVIIPRIENTLSYIITELDEREREEFYRLKKIQEKMKKLRAEAELDKLARMAKEEGETDQPANLLQDGEDEDLLFT; this is encoded by the exons ATGTCGGGCAAAGACAGGATAGCGGTTTTCCCTTCTCGAAT GGCCTTGACCAATATGAAGGCCAGGCTGAAAGGAGCTCAGAAGGGCCATAGTTTATTGAAGAAGAAAGCTGATGCATTGACTCTCCGATTCAGACAGGTTCTAGCTAAAATCATTGAG ACTAAGGTTCTAATGGGTGAAGTTATGAAAGAAGCAGCATTTTCATTGGCAGAAGCTAAATTTGCATGTGGAGATTTTAA CCATATAGTTGTACAAAATGTCACCAAGGCATCTTGTAAAGTGAAATCCAGAAAGGAAAACGTTGCAG GTGTCAATCTTCCAGTATTTGAACTCTGTTCAGATGGCACTGATT CGTATGAATTGACTGGTTTATCCAGAGGTGGACAACAAATTGATAAACTAAAGAAGAACTATGCCAAAGCTGTAGAGTTATTAGTGGAACTAGCATCCCTGCAAACTTCATTTGTTACTCTGGATGAAGTCATCAAAATCACCAATAGACGTGTGAATGCCATTGAACATG TAATTATACCACGTATTGAGAATACCCTGTCCTATATTATTACGGAGTTAGATGAAAGAGAAAGGGAAGAATTCTATCGGCTGAAGAAAATCCAGGAAAAGATGAAGAAGTTAAGAGCCGAAGCAGAACTTGATAAGTTGGCAAGAATGGCAAAAGAAGAAGGTGAAACGGATCAACCTGCTAATTTACTACAAGATGGTGAAGATGAGGATCTACTATTCACATAG
- the LOC144452202 gene encoding uncharacterized protein LOC144452202, with translation MERPFLRTEHGEFHSSSEGAESIELQVGYQDMEYEVPAAMSRPMTQQPVRSNIPTMFSDSMYDPTSKAVLDGTYVHMSRGTLNNLISQQTSEMYRSNVAAFTGMHDNLSYDNLLAGLLYRGETLLVNNQYIYYSFVSFMDEHGNATSKAPMRQGRAFLTNQRLLMLSAESSAGATLNKFGDPKKLPGGYRVETSCYDTLHYISVPISCFRSVELYASVGVKAATNIHGQQPCCYGLCGVFGMDMCLKHWTVDSTQGQAHNDRYITMGVIMPPWGTRSYLQMYLNPSVSLTTTKDFISDLQRHAPGLHDKVLDGGASGGGGGGDGKM, from the exons ATGGAAAGACCATTTTTGCGCACAGAACACGGCGAGTTTCATAGTAGTTCTGAAGGCGCAGAAAGCATAGAACTACAAGTAGGTTATCAAGACATGGAGTACGAG gtaCCAGCTGCAATGTCTAGACCAATGACACAACAACCAGTGAGGTCAAACATACCGACAATGTTTAGTGATTCGATGTATGATCCCACATCCAAAGCTGTACTGGATGGTACCTATGTTCACATGAGTCGTGGCACTCTAAACAATCTCATATCACAACAAACCAGTGAGATGTATCGATCCAATGTAGCTGCCTTTACTGGTATGCATGATAATTTGTCGTATGATAACCTATTGGCTG GGTTGCTGTACCGAGGAGAGACTCTGTTGGTGAATAATCAGTACATTTACTACAGTTTTGTGTCATTTATGGATGAGCATGGCAATGCAACATCAAAAGCACCCATGAGACAGGGCAGAGCATTCCTAACAAACCAAAGGTTACTGATGCTATCAGCAGAAAGTTCTGCAG GTGCTACACTGAACAAATTTGGTGACCCAAAGAAACTACCAGGTGGTTACCGTGTGGAGACGTCGTGTTATGATACATTACACTATATATCAGTTCCTATCAGCTGTTTCCGTAGTGTTGAATTATATGCCTCGGTTGGCGTAAAGGCAGCGACTAATATCCATGGCCAACAACCTTGCTGTTATGGGCTATGTGGTGTCTTTGGG ATGGACATGTGTCTGAAACATTGGACTGTAGACTCGACCCAAGGCCAGGCACACAATGACCGCTACATCACAATGGGTGTGATTATGCCTCCATGGGGTACTCGATCATACCTACAGATGTATCTGAATCCTTCTGTGTCATTGACAACAACCAAAGATTTTATCAGTGATCTCCAGCGGCATGCACCAGGCCTTCATGATAAAGTATTGGATGGTGGTgccagtggtggtggtggtggtggtgatggaaAAATGTGA